One genomic region from Fictibacillus marinisediminis encodes:
- the groL gene encoding chaperonin GroEL (60 kDa chaperone family; promotes refolding of misfolded polypeptides especially under stressful conditions; forms two stacked rings of heptamers to form a barrel-shaped 14mer; ends can be capped by GroES; misfolded proteins enter the barrel where they are refolded when GroES binds) has translation MAKDIKFSEDARRAMLRGVDALANAVKVTLGPKGRNVVLEKKFGSPLITNDGVTIAKEIELEDAFENMGAKLVAEVASKTNDVAGDGTTTATVLAQAMIREGLKNVTSGANPMVLRKGIEKATAVAVQELQKISKPIEGKESIAQVAAISAADDEVGQLIAEAMERVGNDGVITIEESKGFTTELEVVEGMQFDRGYASPYMVTNSDKMEAVLENPYILITDKKITNIQEILPVLEQVVQQGKPLLLVAEDVEGEALATLVVNKLRGTFNAVAVKAPGFGDRRKAMLEDIAILTGGEVITEELGLDLKSANITQLGTASKVVVTKENTTIVEGAGESDKIAGRVTQIRSQLEETTSEFDKEKLQERLAKLAGGVAVIKVGAATETELKERKLRIEDALNSTRAAVEEGIVSGGGTALVNVVRALAAVETSGDEATGVKIVLRALEEPVRQIAHNAGLEGSVVVERLKNEEIGIGFNAATGEWVNMFESGIVDPTKVTRSALQNAASVSAMFLTTEAVIADKPEENAGGGGMPDMGGMGMGGMGGMM, from the coding sequence ATGGCTAAAGACATTAAGTTCAGTGAAGACGCTCGTCGCGCAATGCTTCGCGGTGTAGATGCACTTGCAAATGCAGTAAAAGTAACGCTTGGACCAAAAGGACGCAACGTCGTTCTAGAGAAAAAATTCGGTTCACCTCTTATTACGAATGATGGTGTAACCATCGCGAAAGAAATCGAACTCGAAGATGCTTTCGAAAACATGGGTGCGAAATTGGTTGCTGAAGTAGCAAGCAAAACAAACGATGTTGCCGGTGACGGAACTACAACAGCGACTGTTCTTGCTCAAGCCATGATCCGTGAAGGATTGAAAAACGTAACTTCCGGCGCTAACCCAATGGTTCTTCGCAAAGGAATTGAAAAAGCTACAGCAGTAGCTGTTCAAGAACTTCAAAAGATCTCCAAGCCGATCGAAGGCAAAGAGTCTATCGCTCAAGTTGCTGCCATCTCTGCAGCTGACGATGAAGTAGGCCAATTGATCGCTGAAGCAATGGAGCGCGTTGGTAACGACGGCGTTATCACAATCGAAGAATCTAAAGGATTCACAACGGAGCTTGAAGTGGTTGAAGGTATGCAGTTCGACCGTGGATATGCATCTCCATACATGGTAACCAACTCTGACAAAATGGAAGCGGTTCTTGAGAATCCTTACATCTTGATCACAGACAAAAAGATCACAAACATCCAGGAAATCCTTCCTGTATTAGAGCAAGTAGTTCAACAAGGCAAGCCATTATTGCTTGTTGCTGAAGATGTTGAAGGTGAAGCTCTTGCTACATTAGTAGTAAACAAACTTCGCGGAACATTCAACGCAGTAGCTGTTAAAGCTCCTGGCTTCGGTGACCGCCGTAAAGCTATGCTTGAAGACATCGCGATCCTTACTGGCGGTGAAGTGATTACTGAAGAGCTAGGACTTGACCTTAAGTCTGCGAACATCACCCAACTCGGAACAGCTTCTAAAGTTGTTGTAACGAAAGAAAACACAACAATCGTTGAAGGTGCTGGCGAGTCTGATAAAATCGCAGGCCGCGTAACACAAATCCGTTCTCAATTAGAAGAAACTACTTCTGAGTTCGATAAAGAAAAACTTCAAGAGCGTTTGGCTAAATTAGCAGGCGGAGTAGCCGTTATCAAAGTTGGTGCAGCTACAGAAACTGAGTTGAAAGAGCGTAAACTTCGTATTGAAGATGCCCTAAACTCTACTCGTGCAGCAGTAGAAGAAGGAATCGTATCCGGTGGTGGTACAGCACTAGTGAACGTTGTTCGTGCACTTGCAGCTGTTGAAACTTCCGGAGATGAAGCAACTGGTGTTAAAATCGTTCTTCGCGCATTGGAAGAGCCAGTTCGCCAAATCGCACACAACGCGGGTCTTGAAGGATCTGTAGTTGTTGAACGCTTGAAAAACGAAGAAATCGGAATCGGATTCAACGCTGCTACTGGCGAATGGGTAAACATGTTCGAATCCGGTATCGTTGACCCAACGAAAGTAACTCGTTCTGCACTTCAAAACGCTGCATCTGTATCAGCTATGTTCCTAACAACAGAAGCTGTTATCGCTGACAAGCCAGAAGAAAACGCTGGCGGCGGCGGAATGCCTGACATGGGTGGAATGGGCATGGGCGGAATGGGCGGCATGATGTAA
- a CDS encoding carboxymuconolactone decarboxylase family protein: protein MKERIRMEDVEPGALQAMLAVEKYVDRTSIDKKLKELIKIRASQINGCAFCLNMHTKEARELGETEQRIYALNAWRETPYFTPEERAVLALTEAVTLVAESHVPDDVYNDAAQYFDEKQLSEIIMQIVVINSWNRLAVTARKIPE from the coding sequence ATGAAAGAAAGAATTCGAATGGAAGACGTGGAGCCTGGGGCATTACAAGCGATGCTTGCAGTTGAGAAATATGTAGACCGCACGAGCATTGATAAAAAGCTAAAGGAACTGATCAAAATCCGAGCATCACAAATTAACGGCTGCGCATTCTGCCTAAATATGCATACAAAGGAAGCGCGTGAATTAGGGGAAACCGAACAGCGAATTTACGCATTAAACGCTTGGCGTGAAACCCCTTATTTTACCCCGGAAGAACGGGCGGTTCTTGCTTTGACAGAAGCTGTAACCCTCGTCGCAGAGTCACATGTTCCTGATGATGTCTACAATGACGCTGCACAATATTTTGATGAAAAGCAACTGTCCGAAATCATTATGCAGATCGTCGTAATCAACTCCTGGAACAGGCTGGCTGTTACGGCGCGGAAAATTCCTGAGTAA
- a CDS encoding DUF4305 domain-containing protein has translation MRTSPFFMSGLYTVMGILFTWLAIHYSNEYGVTGIWTLITMLVATFDFANAIKYYRLHRHIKKYKK, from the coding sequence ATGAGAACATCACCATTTTTTATGAGCGGTTTATATACCGTCATGGGCATCCTTTTCACCTGGCTCGCCATCCATTATTCCAACGAATACGGCGTCACCGGGATCTGGACCCTGATCACCATGCTTGTGGCGACCTTTGATTTTGCCAATGCGATCAAGTACTACAGGCTGCACCGCCACATTAAAAAATATAAGAAATAA
- a CDS encoding twin-arginine translocase TatA/TatE family subunit yields the protein MIGAGSAVFIAAAALVVFGPKKLPELGRAAGKTLREFKNATQGLMDDHDNDKKEKESLQNEQK from the coding sequence ATGATTGGAGCAGGTAGTGCAGTTTTTATCGCCGCGGCCGCATTAGTCGTATTTGGACCGAAAAAGCTTCCGGAACTTGGACGGGCAGCAGGAAAAACGTTAAGAGAATTTAAAAATGCGACACAGGGACTCATGGATGATCATGATAACGACAAGAAAGAAAAAGAGTCTCTCCAAAACGAACAGAAGTAG
- the ppsA gene encoding phosphoenolpyruvate synthase, with translation MSPLVLGFQEMEKTELLLVGGKGLNLGELSKIQEIQVPEGFCVTTEGYQKAIEQNKTFQALLDELTKLKAEDRDQIGEISKQIRQIIMEAEIPSDVVNAFADYLSRFGDEHAYSVRSSATAEDLPYASFAGQQDTYLNIIGKEAILQHISKCWASLFTDRAVIYRIQNGFDHRQVYLSVIVQRMVFPKASGVLFTADPMTSNRKLLSIDASFGLGEALVSGLVSPDCYKVQDGEIVDKRIAAKKLAIYGRKEGGTETQMIDPDQQKTQTLTDQQILQLERVGRQIEAYFGSPQDIEWCLADDTFYIVQSRPITTLYPIPEADDHENHVYISVGHQQMMTDAIKPLGLSFFLLVTPAPMRRAGGRLFVDATQRLASPGSRNGLLQAMGQHDPLMKDALMTVIEREHFIKLIPDDESAQGQKNPGKPAAVPAPNEGDPTIVTELIQKSQASIEELKHNIQAKSGSDLMDFIQEDIQELKKILFDPQSTAVFMAAFEASAWLNNHIEQWLGEKNAADTLSQSVPNNITSEMGLALMDVADVIRPYPEVIEYLQQVKDEHFLDELVQFEGGQQTRDALHHYLNKYGMRCAGEIDITRSRWSEKPTTLVPLILNNIKNFEPNASHQRFEQGRQEALKKEQELIDRLKQLPDGKQKAKETKRMIRIIRNFIGYREYPKYGMVNRYFVYKQALLKEAEQLVQDNVIHEKEDIYYLTFEELADVVRTNKLDEQIISKRKDEYKLYEKLTPPRVITSDGEIITGKYKRENIPAKAIAGLPVSSGVIEGRARVILNMEDADLEEGDILVTSFTDPSWTPLFVSLKGLVTEVGGLMTHGAVIAREYGLPAVVGVENATELIRDGQQIRVHGTEGYIEIL, from the coding sequence ATGAGTCCTTTGGTTCTCGGTTTTCAGGAAATGGAAAAAACAGAGCTATTGCTCGTTGGCGGGAAAGGGTTAAATTTAGGGGAATTATCAAAAATTCAAGAAATACAAGTTCCTGAAGGGTTTTGTGTGACAACAGAAGGGTACCAAAAAGCCATTGAACAAAACAAAACCTTTCAAGCTTTGCTGGATGAGCTGACAAAGCTAAAAGCCGAGGATCGAGATCAAATTGGTGAAATCAGCAAACAGATTCGACAAATCATTATGGAAGCAGAGATTCCTTCAGATGTTGTGAATGCCTTTGCTGATTATCTCTCTCGGTTTGGAGATGAACATGCTTATTCCGTTCGTTCCAGTGCGACCGCTGAAGATCTGCCATATGCCTCTTTTGCTGGCCAGCAAGACACCTATTTGAATATCATCGGAAAAGAAGCAATCCTGCAGCATATCAGCAAATGCTGGGCATCCTTATTTACAGATCGGGCGGTCATCTACCGTATTCAGAATGGATTTGACCACAGACAGGTTTATCTATCCGTTATCGTTCAAAGGATGGTTTTCCCTAAAGCTTCAGGAGTTCTATTTACCGCTGATCCGATGACCTCTAACCGAAAGCTGCTATCCATCGATGCCAGTTTTGGTCTTGGAGAAGCACTGGTCTCCGGCTTGGTCTCTCCCGATTGTTATAAGGTACAGGATGGGGAGATCGTCGATAAAAGGATAGCGGCCAAAAAGTTGGCCATCTATGGACGAAAAGAAGGCGGAACGGAGACTCAGATGATCGATCCTGATCAGCAAAAGACTCAAACACTTACTGACCAACAGATTTTACAGCTGGAACGCGTGGGAAGACAGATCGAAGCTTATTTTGGCAGCCCGCAAGATATCGAATGGTGCCTGGCTGATGATACCTTCTACATCGTTCAAAGCCGACCCATTACGACGTTATACCCTATTCCAGAAGCGGATGATCATGAAAATCACGTCTATATCTCTGTCGGCCATCAGCAAATGATGACCGATGCCATCAAACCATTGGGACTGTCGTTTTTCCTGTTAGTTACTCCAGCCCCGATGCGAAGAGCTGGCGGAAGATTATTTGTTGATGCGACACAGCGCTTGGCTTCACCTGGAAGTCGGAACGGTCTGCTACAGGCCATGGGCCAGCACGATCCGTTGATGAAGGACGCACTGATGACCGTCATCGAGCGAGAACATTTTATAAAATTAATACCAGATGACGAAAGTGCACAAGGTCAAAAGAACCCTGGTAAACCTGCCGCTGTTCCAGCACCAAACGAAGGCGATCCGACCATCGTTACGGAGTTGATCCAGAAAAGCCAAGCATCGATTGAAGAGTTAAAACACAACATCCAAGCCAAATCGGGATCGGATTTAATGGATTTTATTCAGGAAGATATCCAGGAATTAAAAAAGATCTTATTTGACCCACAAAGTACAGCTGTTTTTATGGCAGCTTTCGAGGCTTCAGCTTGGCTCAATAATCACATCGAACAGTGGCTGGGTGAAAAAAATGCAGCTGACACGCTATCTCAATCTGTACCAAACAATATTACTTCGGAAATGGGTTTGGCATTAATGGATGTCGCCGATGTGATTCGTCCTTATCCAGAAGTCATTGAGTATCTGCAACAGGTAAAAGATGAACATTTTTTGGATGAACTTGTCCAGTTTGAAGGAGGACAACAAACCCGGGACGCCCTCCATCATTATCTCAACAAATACGGAATGAGATGTGCCGGAGAGATCGATATTACGAGAAGCCGTTGGAGCGAGAAACCAACAACACTTGTCCCCTTGATCCTCAATAACATCAAAAACTTTGAACCGAATGCCAGTCATCAAAGATTTGAGCAAGGGCGACAGGAAGCCTTGAAAAAAGAACAGGAGTTAATAGATCGATTGAAGCAATTGCCGGATGGTAAACAAAAAGCCAAAGAGACAAAACGAATGATTCGCATCATCCGGAATTTCATTGGTTATCGTGAATATCCAAAATACGGCATGGTCAATCGCTATTTTGTATATAAGCAGGCGTTACTGAAAGAAGCCGAACAACTCGTCCAAGACAATGTGATTCATGAAAAAGAAGATATCTACTATCTCACGTTTGAAGAACTTGCCGATGTTGTACGCACAAATAAACTGGATGAACAGATCATCAGCAAACGAAAAGACGAGTACAAATTATATGAAAAACTAACTCCCCCTCGTGTGATCACGTCTGATGGTGAGATTATTACAGGTAAGTACAAACGAGAAAATATTCCAGCAAAAGCGATTGCAGGTCTGCCTGTTTCTTCTGGAGTGATAGAGGGGCGGGCACGTGTCATCTTAAACATGGAAGATGCTGATCTGGAAGAGGGAGATATATTGGTCACTTCCTTTACTGACCCTAGCTGGACACCATTGTTTGTATCCTTAAAAGGTCTGGTTACCGAGGTTGGTGGACTGATGACCCATGGAGCAGTTATCGCACGTGAATATGGCTTACCAGCAGTTGTCGGGGTGGAAAATGCTACCGAACTGATAAGAGACGGGCAGCAAATTCGCGTGCATGGGACAGAAGGATACATTGAAATATTATAA
- the solA gene encoding N-methyl-L-tryptophan oxidase, translating to MHYNVIVIGAGSMGMAAGSFLSKSGKRTLLLDSYDPPHNKGSHHGDTRMMRYAYAEGEEYVPFVLKARELWRVLEKETGKELFLQTGVLNAGDHQSKFVKNIISSSKTYSLPLEVLSSHEVNERWPGMTLPENYIGCYEPTSGVLKCEECIEAYRELAEKYGAEILTNQKVKELYIQGEKVTVKTEEQTFSSDALVVSAGAWSGPLLAKLKLNLPLTPVRKTFAWFDAHEELYNSQSFPSFAVDTLQGLYYGFPSINGSGLKTGRHDGGDRINPDEPLALFGEQEEDESDLAGFLNRYMPESGPLKFGKTCMYTMTPDEKFIIDLHPNHSNVAIASGFSGHGFKFSSVVGQVLSELIIAGKSEQDISSFSIRRFEKK from the coding sequence ATGCACTATAATGTTATTGTCATTGGAGCCGGTTCTATGGGAATGGCGGCAGGATCTTTTTTATCGAAGAGCGGGAAAAGAACCTTATTGTTAGATTCATATGATCCACCGCACAACAAAGGCAGCCACCACGGGGATACAAGAATGATGAGGTATGCGTACGCAGAGGGAGAAGAGTATGTTCCGTTCGTTCTGAAAGCACGGGAGTTGTGGAGAGTTCTGGAGAAAGAGACAGGCAAAGAGCTGTTTCTTCAAACAGGCGTCTTGAATGCCGGGGATCATCAATCCAAATTCGTTAAGAACATTATCTCCAGTTCAAAGACTTATTCTCTGCCTCTTGAAGTGTTGTCTTCGCATGAAGTGAATGAGCGGTGGCCGGGAATGACATTGCCTGAAAACTATATAGGATGCTATGAGCCAACGTCCGGAGTGCTAAAATGCGAGGAATGTATTGAAGCTTATCGAGAGCTTGCAGAAAAGTACGGAGCAGAGATTCTGACCAATCAGAAGGTTAAAGAACTGTATATCCAAGGCGAGAAAGTAACCGTTAAGACGGAGGAACAGACATTTTCTTCAGATGCCCTGGTTGTTTCGGCAGGAGCATGGTCTGGGCCACTACTTGCCAAGCTAAAGCTGAATCTTCCTCTTACACCGGTGAGAAAAACATTTGCCTGGTTCGATGCCCATGAAGAATTGTATAACTCTCAATCCTTTCCATCCTTTGCTGTAGATACACTTCAAGGTCTTTATTATGGCTTTCCAAGCATCAACGGTTCGGGGCTAAAGACGGGGCGGCATGATGGAGGAGACCGAATCAATCCGGATGAGCCATTAGCTCTTTTTGGTGAACAAGAGGAAGATGAATCCGATCTTGCTGGTTTTTTGAACCGCTATATGCCTGAAAGCGGGCCGTTGAAATTCGGTAAAACCTGTATGTACACTATGACGCCAGATGAAAAATTCATCATCGATTTACATCCGAACCATTCTAACGTGGCCATTGCCTCAGGCTTTTCAGGACATGGTTTTAAATTCAGCTCTGTAGTAGGCCAGGTTTTAAGCGAATTAATCATAGCGGGAAAGAGTGAACAAGATATTTCTTCATTCTCCATCCGCCGATTTGAAAAGAAGTAA
- a CDS encoding ECF transporter S component, with amino-acid sequence MNTTSSSIASTKTRALVINALFIGLTFVATYINFKLPIMGNGGLIHLGNVPLFVAAFVFGRKTGAIAGAVGMGLFDLLSPWTVWAPFTFVIAGAMGYAAGLISEKVPGNKVLVNTLAVVAALVIKIIGYYFAEVILYHNWVQPFGSIPGNFLQVVVAGIIVIPIVARIKQRVI; translated from the coding sequence GTGAATACAACATCATCATCGATAGCATCCACAAAAACAAGAGCATTAGTCATCAATGCCCTTTTCATCGGATTGACTTTTGTGGCAACGTACATTAACTTCAAACTTCCGATCATGGGTAACGGAGGATTAATTCATCTGGGTAACGTTCCTCTATTTGTAGCGGCATTTGTTTTCGGCAGAAAAACAGGTGCCATTGCAGGCGCAGTCGGAATGGGTTTATTTGACCTCCTCTCCCCGTGGACGGTGTGGGCACCGTTTACCTTCGTTATCGCAGGAGCAATGGGATATGCAGCCGGCCTCATATCCGAAAAAGTACCCGGCAACAAAGTTCTGGTTAACACCCTGGCCGTCGTCGCGGCCCTTGTGATCAAGATTATTGGATACTACTTTGCAGAAGTAATCCTTTATCATAACTGGGTTCAGCCTTTTGGGTCTATTCCGGGGAACTTCTTGCAGGTTGTTGTGGCTGGTATTATTGTTATACCGATTGTTGCTCGGATAAAGCAGAGAGTGATATAG
- a CDS encoding CPBP family intramembrane glutamic endopeptidase, with protein MTKRYLWIVLTYVLMQLSGYVGYPLLNSLGIPRDHWAGLWGTISFLAALLIVLLLLIPDMKDPSLRGGRVSRSSAVGWAIIGIFMAYGAQIVAGLIEINLLGIKPGSENTQMLVKIAKLTPYFMVVTSIAGPILEEIIFRKIIFGSLYKRFNFVIAALISSLIFAAVHFDFTHLLVYTAMGFVFAFLYVRTKRLLVPIVAHVSMNTLVMLVQVVFADKINDLQDKAEKMQMIIGGLF; from the coding sequence TTGACGAAGCGTTACTTATGGATTGTACTCACTTATGTACTGATGCAGCTGTCAGGCTATGTCGGTTACCCCCTCTTGAACTCTCTTGGCATTCCCAGAGATCACTGGGCCGGACTTTGGGGAACCATCAGCTTTCTCGCTGCTCTCTTAATTGTTCTTCTTCTCCTCATTCCCGATATGAAAGACCCGTCTTTACGAGGAGGACGCGTATCCCGTTCATCCGCCGTCGGTTGGGCCATAATTGGAATCTTTATGGCTTATGGGGCGCAGATCGTTGCCGGACTTATTGAAATAAACCTGCTTGGCATTAAGCCAGGCTCTGAAAATACTCAAATGCTTGTTAAGATTGCGAAACTCACTCCTTACTTTATGGTCGTGACCTCCATTGCCGGTCCGATCCTGGAAGAGATCATTTTCCGAAAAATTATTTTCGGGAGCCTGTATAAACGGTTTAACTTTGTGATCGCAGCGCTTATCAGCTCACTGATTTTCGCAGCGGTACACTTTGATTTCACCCATCTGCTCGTTTATACAGCCATGGGATTTGTATTTGCATTCCTGTATGTACGGACAAAACGCTTGCTCGTTCCCATTGTCGCCCATGTCTCCATGAATACCCTCGTCATGCTCGTACAGGTGGTTTTTGCTGATAAGATCAATGACTTGCAGGATAAAGCGGAGAAAATGCAGATGATTATTGGGGGACTTTTCTAA
- the groES gene encoding co-chaperone GroES, producing the protein MLKPLGDRIVIELVEGEEKTASGIVLPDSAKEKPQEGKVVAVGTGRVTEQGERVALEVSEGDSIIFSKYAGTEVKYQGKEYLILRETDVLAVIG; encoded by the coding sequence TTGTTAAAGCCACTAGGTGATCGTATTGTGATTGAGCTTGTAGAAGGTGAAGAAAAGACTGCAAGCGGAATCGTTTTACCAGACTCTGCAAAGGAAAAGCCGCAAGAAGGCAAAGTTGTTGCAGTAGGTACAGGCCGCGTAACTGAGCAAGGAGAACGCGTAGCGCTAGAAGTCTCTGAGGGAGATTCTATCATCTTTTCAAAATACGCAGGAACAGAAGTGAAGTATCAAGGTAAAGAGTACCTTATTCTTCGTGAAACAGACGTTTTAGCTGTAATCGGCTAA
- a CDS encoding pyridoxamine 5'-phosphate oxidase family protein, with amino-acid sequence MSNTMNQKELETVRELIKDIDTAMLTTVTEEGLVSRPMKTQEVEFDGDLWFFTKKETNKYEEITHNQEVNVAYAGKSYVSIRGRAEIVEDLEKKKELWGFAYDKIMQTTYDDPNIVLIKIKTEAAEYWETGSFTKRIAFMFKRITGQDAESADVNETVELNK; translated from the coding sequence ATGTCTAACACGATGAATCAAAAAGAACTGGAAACAGTAAGAGAGTTAATCAAAGACATAGACACAGCCATGCTGACCACGGTAACGGAAGAAGGGCTTGTTTCTCGTCCAATGAAAACCCAAGAAGTAGAGTTTGATGGCGACTTATGGTTTTTCACGAAAAAAGAAACAAATAAATACGAGGAAATTACACACAATCAAGAAGTTAATGTGGCTTATGCAGGTAAATCCTATGTTTCCATACGAGGAAGAGCGGAAATCGTTGAGGATTTAGAAAAGAAAAAGGAATTGTGGGGATTCGCCTATGACAAAATTATGCAAACAACTTATGATGATCCCAACATTGTCTTGATAAAAATAAAAACGGAAGCAGCCGAATATTGGGAAACTGGTAGTTTTACGAAGAGAATCGCGTTTATGTTTAAACGAATAACAGGACAAGATGCTGAATCGGCAGATGTGAATGAAACGGTTGAATTGAATAAATAA
- the tatC gene encoding twin-arginine translocase subunit TatC, producing the protein MSDKNMPVYDHLGELRNRIVITAVFFFLFMVVGLFFAKPVIVYLQSDNVAKDIQMNAFNLTDPLKVYIDFAFIIALLLSLPVALYQIWAFISPGLFENERKVTLSYIPISFLLFAAGLSFGYFILFPLVVHFMSNIANSLNVEGEYGINEYFSFLFSLILPFGLLFQFPVLVMFLTRLGLVTPHFLRKIRRFAYFGIIVVAGLISPPELISHLTITVPLIILYEISILISANAYKKRLKAEEEAMLDLELEKTHLD; encoded by the coding sequence ATGTCAGATAAAAACATGCCGGTCTACGACCATTTGGGTGAATTAAGAAACCGTATCGTTATTACGGCCGTTTTCTTTTTTCTCTTTATGGTTGTGGGTCTCTTTTTTGCCAAGCCCGTCATTGTTTATTTGCAAAGTGACAATGTAGCAAAAGACATCCAGATGAACGCGTTTAATCTTACCGATCCTCTGAAGGTATATATAGATTTTGCTTTTATTATTGCGCTTTTGCTTTCCCTGCCGGTGGCGCTCTATCAAATATGGGCTTTTATCAGTCCCGGTCTTTTTGAAAATGAAAGAAAAGTAACACTCTCTTACATTCCGATTTCCTTTCTGCTGTTTGCAGCCGGACTGAGCTTCGGCTACTTCATTCTGTTTCCGCTCGTCGTTCATTTCATGTCGAACATTGCGAATTCGCTGAATGTCGAAGGGGAATATGGGATTAACGAGTATTTTTCATTTTTGTTTAGTTTAATACTGCCGTTTGGTTTGTTGTTTCAGTTTCCGGTCCTTGTCATGTTCTTAACAAGGCTTGGGCTTGTGACTCCTCATTTTTTACGAAAGATCAGGAGATTCGCTTATTTTGGAATTATCGTTGTGGCGGGTCTGATCAGTCCTCCAGAGCTGATTTCACACTTGACCATCACCGTTCCGCTCATCATTCTGTATGAGATCAGTATTTTAATTTCGGCGAATGCCTATAAAAAGCGGCTGAAAGCAGAAGAAGAGGCTATGCTTGATCTTGAATTGGAAAAGACACATCTCGATTAA